A stretch of the Sorangium aterium genome encodes the following:
- a CDS encoding formylglycine-generating enzyme family protein produces MKSKRTRRWWWAASAFMASGCTAILGLDKDYHPFEGAGGDAVSGGGDASSGRGGAGNGSGAGNGSGGGAGECTRGDARCSDNWLERCNDRDQWDAPEPCPAEAPVCSGGACTTPPSCEGLPSTCGPGESESCCASAVVPGGTFDRGNDAAYPATVSDFRLDRFEVTVGRFRKFLEAYPGSQPAADAGAHPGIQGSGWNPAWNSELPPDAAALRAAVMCNPDNADMRTWTEEAGAHEHLPMNCVSWYVAFAFCAWDGGRFPTEAEWNYAAAGGDEQRQYPWSNPPESTTIDASYASYDCRESTAPGCTFQSDFSDIVHVGSRSPKGDGRWTQADLGGSMREWMLDGYGTYPAECVDCANLTDTSNRVVRGGSSFGTASYLLTSERVSVAPSAPYYSLGVRCARTP; encoded by the coding sequence ATGAAGAGCAAGCGCACGCGTCGGTGGTGGTGGGCGGCATCGGCCTTCATGGCGAGCGGTTGCACGGCGATACTGGGGCTGGACAAGGACTATCACCCGTTCGAAGGCGCAGGCGGCGACGCCGTCTCCGGCGGAGGCGACGCAAGCTCGGGCCGCGGCGGCGCCGGCAATGGCAGCGGCGCCGGCAACGGCAGCGGCGGCGGCGCCGGCGAGTGCACGCGCGGCGACGCGCGGTGCTCGGACAACTGGCTAGAGCGGTGCAACGACCGCGATCAGTGGGACGCCCCGGAGCCGTGTCCTGCGGAGGCGCCCGTGTGCAGCGGAGGGGCGTGCACGACGCCTCCGAGCTGCGAAGGGCTGCCATCGACGTGCGGGCCGGGTGAAAGCGAGAGCTGCTGCGCGAGCGCGGTGGTGCCCGGGGGGACCTTCGACCGCGGCAACGATGCTGCATATCCAGCGACGGTGAGCGACTTCCGGCTGGATCGCTTCGAGGTGACGGTGGGGAGGTTCCGGAAGTTCTTGGAGGCGTACCCCGGCAGCCAGCCCGCGGCCGACGCGGGAGCGCACCCGGGCATCCAGGGGAGCGGGTGGAACCCGGCCTGGAACAGCGAGCTGCCCCCGGACGCGGCGGCGCTGAGAGCAGCGGTGATGTGCAATCCGGACAACGCGGACATGCGGACGTGGACGGAGGAGGCGGGCGCCCATGAGCACCTGCCGATGAACTGCGTGAGCTGGTATGTCGCCTTCGCGTTCTGCGCGTGGGACGGGGGCCGGTTCCCGACAGAAGCGGAGTGGAACTACGCGGCGGCCGGCGGGGACGAGCAGCGGCAGTATCCGTGGTCGAATCCGCCGGAGTCGACGACCATCGACGCGAGCTACGCCTCCTACGATTGCAGGGAGAGCACGGCGCCCGGCTGCACATTCCAGAGCGACTTCAGCGACATCGTGCACGTCGGGTCCCGCTCGCCGAAGGGCGACGGGCGGTGGACGCAGGCGGATCTCGGCGGGAGCATGCGGGAGTGGATGCTGGATGGGTACGGGACCTATCCGGCGGAATGCGTCGACTGCGCCAACCTGACGGACACCTCGAACCGGGTGGTCCGCGGCGGGAGCAGCTTCGGCACAGCGAGCTATCTGCTGACGTCCGAGCGGGTCAGCGTCGCGCCGTCGGCGCCCTATTACAGCCTCGGCGTGCGGTGCGCGAGGACGCCGTAG
- a CDS encoding serine/threonine-protein kinase — translation MSVILAEGTVFARRYRVVRLIAAGAMGAVHEVIHLETERRRALKVMHAHLFQSEEMRERFKREARIGARVESEHIVDVFDAGVDEATGMPFLVMELLRGEELGERVERAGRLPPAEAVTYLYQTALALDRTHAASIVHRDLKPANIFLSQREDGSVRVKILDFGIAKLVAEGSTAAGATSSLGTPIYMPPEQFHGRTRLTGAADIFALGMMAYTLLVGASYWDPEASTVDGVFAFAMIAVGGPQEPPVQRARSMGVTLPPAFDAWFARATAVDPAARFQRATDAVRALGEVLGVPVAGGQATFPSPPSWPGTAPTAAKVAPAAAALSPALVTTEPAPAAAMSAGAERDARSSGPALVGSSTGVAVSGMLSSPSRPSRAPLAAGLSALGLLVLLGGGWLALRASRGGEPAAADVTTAAATPESTAAAPEPTLAPAPASTPEPTLVPAPASAPAAAEPSATAPPPPASTTAPRAPSIAAVRVSAAPTSTTLRPGAPSRAPAAKPSLSGPRPPSSNKKPPALQPTTSTSPYGRY, via the coding sequence GTGTCGGTCATCCTTGCGGAGGGGACGGTCTTCGCGCGCCGCTACCGCGTCGTGCGCCTCATCGCCGCCGGCGCGATGGGGGCCGTGCACGAGGTGATTCACCTCGAGACCGAGCGCCGCCGCGCGCTCAAGGTCATGCACGCTCACCTCTTCCAGAGCGAGGAGATGCGCGAGCGCTTCAAGCGAGAGGCGCGCATCGGGGCCAGGGTCGAGAGCGAGCACATCGTCGACGTCTTCGACGCGGGCGTCGACGAGGCGACCGGAATGCCGTTCCTGGTCATGGAGCTCCTGCGCGGCGAGGAGCTCGGCGAGCGGGTCGAGCGCGCCGGCCGCCTGCCGCCCGCCGAGGCCGTCACCTACCTCTACCAGACCGCGCTGGCCCTCGACCGGACCCACGCGGCGAGCATCGTGCACCGCGACCTCAAGCCCGCGAACATCTTCCTGTCGCAGCGCGAGGACGGCTCGGTCCGCGTGAAGATCCTCGACTTCGGCATCGCCAAGCTCGTCGCCGAGGGCTCCACCGCCGCGGGCGCCACGAGCAGCCTCGGCACGCCGATCTACATGCCCCCCGAGCAGTTCCACGGCCGCACGAGGCTCACCGGCGCCGCGGACATCTTCGCGCTCGGCATGATGGCCTATACGCTGCTCGTGGGCGCCTCGTACTGGGATCCCGAGGCGAGCACCGTCGACGGCGTGTTCGCGTTCGCGATGATCGCCGTCGGCGGCCCGCAGGAGCCGCCGGTGCAGCGGGCGCGCTCGATGGGCGTGACGCTGCCGCCGGCCTTCGACGCGTGGTTCGCCCGGGCCACGGCGGTCGATCCCGCGGCGCGGTTCCAGCGGGCCACGGACGCGGTGCGGGCCCTCGGCGAGGTGCTCGGCGTCCCCGTCGCCGGCGGCCAGGCGACGTTCCCGAGCCCGCCGTCCTGGCCCGGAACGGCCCCCACCGCGGCGAAGGTGGCCCCCGCCGCGGCGGCGTTGTCCCCCGCCCTCGTCACGACCGAGCCGGCCCCGGCGGCGGCGATGAGCGCGGGCGCGGAGCGCGACGCGCGCTCGTCCGGTCCGGCGCTCGTGGGGAGCTCGACCGGCGTCGCGGTGTCCGGCATGCTGTCCAGCCCGTCGAGACCGAGCCGCGCCCCGCTCGCCGCGGGGCTTTCGGCGCTCGGGCTCCTCGTGCTGCTGGGCGGCGGCTGGCTCGCGCTGCGCGCCAGCCGCGGCGGTGAGCCGGCGGCGGCTGACGTCACGACGGCGGCAGCGACGCCGGAGTCGACGGCGGCAGCGCCCGAGCCGACCCTCGCACCGGCGCCCGCGTCGACGCCCGAACCAACCCTCGTGCCGGCGCCCGCGTCGGCTCCCGCGGCAGCGGAACCGTCCGCCACAGCGCCGCCTCCTCCCGCCTCGACGACGGCGCCGCGCGCGCCGTCCATAGCGGCAGTGCGAGTCTCCGCGGCACCCACGTCGACAACGCTCCGCCCGGGTGCGCCGTCGCGGGCCCCCGCGGCCAAGCCATCGCTATCGGGCCCCAGGCCGCCCTCGAGCAACAAGAAGCCGCCCGCGCTGCAGCCAACGACATCGACCTCCCCGTACGGCCGGTATTGA
- a CDS encoding formylglycine-generating enzyme family protein, with amino-acid sequence MEKRKGARWLWAAWAVTAGGCALAAGLEDGYYVQKEGSGGTGAEAGAGGAGSGRGGAGGAGSGRGGAGGAGSGMEGAGGAGGEDECTLAGQRCVGQTCVDGQCTGECGPEDVRCSEDNRPQRCGERGSWEDAEPCGAATPACDAGECVPRSCVGLAETCGPDSNESCCATGEAVSGGTFNRGNDAAYPATVSGFLLDRFEVTVGRFRKFVEAYPGSKPAAGAGAHPKIAGSGWNADWASKLPVDTAELKAAVKCESDFQTWTDAAGDHERLPMSCLSWYVAFAFCAWDGGRLATEAEWNYAAAGGGGADGQRVYPWSRPADSTAIDADHAVYGCGPDGKCTPPGDMQAVGSRSPGDGRWGQADLAGNLREWVLDWYAEPYPSGDCKDCANMAMASYRVIRGGGWNDVASTLLSSGRNYDDPSARKIDVGARCARTPR; translated from the coding sequence ATGGAGAAGCGGAAGGGCGCTAGATGGCTGTGGGCGGCGTGGGCGGTGACGGCAGGCGGATGTGCGCTGGCGGCGGGGCTGGAGGACGGTTATTACGTGCAGAAAGAAGGCAGTGGCGGAACCGGAGCCGAAGCCGGCGCCGGGGGAGCTGGCAGCGGGAGGGGAGGCGCCGGGGGAGCTGGCAGCGGGAGGGGAGGCGCCGGGGGAGCTGGCAGCGGTATGGAAGGCGCCGGGGGAGCTGGCGGCGAGGACGAGTGCACGCTGGCCGGACAGCGGTGCGTCGGTCAGACGTGCGTCGATGGGCAGTGCACCGGGGAGTGCGGTCCGGAGGACGTGCGCTGCTCGGAGGACAATCGCCCGCAGCGGTGCGGAGAGCGCGGGTCGTGGGAGGACGCGGAACCGTGCGGTGCGGCGACGCCCGCATGCGACGCAGGGGAGTGCGTGCCACGGAGCTGTGTCGGACTGGCCGAGACGTGCGGCCCTGACAGCAACGAGAGCTGCTGCGCGACGGGGGAGGCGGTGTCCGGGGGCACGTTCAACCGGGGCAACGACGCAGCGTATCCAGCGACGGTGAGCGGGTTCTTGCTGGATCGGTTCGAGGTGACGGTGGGTCGCTTCCGGAAGTTCGTGGAGGCGTATCCCGGGAGCAAGCCGGCGGCGGGAGCAGGTGCGCACCCGAAGATCGCGGGTAGCGGGTGGAATGCGGATTGGGCGAGCAAGCTGCCTGTGGACACAGCGGAGCTGAAGGCGGCGGTGAAGTGCGAGTCAGACTTCCAGACGTGGACGGATGCAGCGGGTGATCACGAGCGCCTGCCGATGAGCTGCCTGAGCTGGTACGTGGCGTTCGCGTTCTGCGCGTGGGATGGGGGCCGTCTGGCGACGGAGGCGGAGTGGAACTACGCGGCGGCGGGAGGAGGAGGCGCGGACGGGCAGCGCGTGTATCCATGGTCGAGACCGGCAGACTCGACGGCGATCGATGCCGATCACGCGGTGTATGGCTGCGGGCCTGACGGCAAGTGCACCCCCCCCGGCGACATGCAGGCCGTCGGGTCGAGGTCGCCGGGAGATGGGAGGTGGGGACAGGCGGACCTGGCCGGGAACCTGCGGGAGTGGGTTCTGGACTGGTACGCGGAGCCGTACCCATCAGGCGACTGCAAAGATTGCGCCAATATGGCCATGGCCTCGTATCGGGTGATCCGGGGCGGGGGCTGGAACGACGTTGCGTCGACCCTGCTCTCTTCCGGACGCAACTACGACGACCCGTCGGCCCGCAAAATCGACGTCGGGGCCCGGTGCGCGAGGACACCGCGGTAA
- the urtE gene encoding urea ABC transporter ATP-binding subunit UrtE: MLVVEDLAVYYEESCILSQVSLDVAPGRVSCLLGRNGVGKTTLLKAIMGVLKPRRGKVTLDGADLTARSPSDRARAGIGYVPQGRGIFPYLTVRENLLMGFEAKSDATPSPAALEEMMEMFPILKKFHARAAGTLSGGQQQQLSLARVLLRKPKLLLLDEPTEGIQPSIMQEIGEVIKGLGKKGDMAILLVEQFLDFALSTASEYFIMDNGGIVRRGSVAEFDDEIAREFLAV, from the coding sequence ATGCTGGTTGTCGAGGATCTCGCGGTCTATTACGAGGAGAGCTGCATCCTGTCGCAGGTCAGCCTGGACGTCGCGCCAGGGCGGGTGTCGTGCCTGCTGGGCCGCAACGGGGTCGGCAAGACGACGTTGCTCAAGGCGATCATGGGCGTGCTGAAGCCGCGGCGCGGCAAGGTGACGCTCGACGGGGCGGACCTCACGGCGAGGTCGCCGAGCGACAGGGCCCGCGCGGGGATAGGCTATGTGCCGCAGGGGCGAGGGATCTTCCCCTACCTGACGGTGCGAGAGAACCTGCTGATGGGCTTCGAGGCGAAGAGCGATGCGACGCCTAGCCCCGCTGCGCTGGAAGAGATGATGGAGATGTTCCCCATCCTCAAGAAGTTTCACGCGCGGGCGGCGGGGACGCTGAGCGGCGGACAGCAACAGCAGCTCTCGCTCGCGCGGGTGCTGCTGAGGAAGCCGAAGCTGCTCTTGCTCGACGAGCCGACGGAGGGGATCCAGCCGTCGATCATGCAGGAGATAGGCGAAGTGATAAAGGGGCTCGGGAAGAAGGGGGATATGGCGATCCTGCTCGTGGAGCAGTTTTTGGATTTCGCGCTCTCGACGGCGAGCGAGTACTTCATCATGGACAACGGGGGGATCGTGCGGCGGGGGAGCGTGGCGGAGTTCGACGACGAGATCGCCAGGGAGTTTTTGGCGGTGTGA
- a CDS encoding DUF4351 domain-containing protein, with protein MLLRQLRARFGELPEAAIARVEGAEIAALEQWAERVLSAKTLAEVLDEPS; from the coding sequence GTGCTCCTGCGGCAGCTCCGCGCTCGTTTCGGCGAGCTCCCGGAAGCCGCCATCGCCCGAGTCGAGGGGGCCGAGATCGCAGCGCTCGAGCAGTGGGCCGAGCGGGTGCTCAGCGCCAAGACCCTCGCCGAAGTGCTCGACGAGCCGAGCTGA
- the urtD gene encoding urea ABC transporter ATP-binding protein UrtD, which translates to MSRNERGDDERSSAMSRGNIVEVQRVTVSFDGFKVLDELDFSIQRGELRFLIGPNGAGKTTLLDILTGKTKPSSGRVVFHGGGESGQESVEVNRLPEHALVRLGIGRKFQTPAVFGSLTVLENLEAAMGFRESAPGLLRGLSAQQEREISETLDRVGLRRRADVRAAVLAHGERQWLEIGMLLVQQPKLLLLDEPVAGMTRRERDRTGELVQEIAKQRSVLVVEHDMEFVRRYASTVTVLHAGRRLCEGPVEEVQRDSKVIEVYLGRAHDAGHARGGAKAPVEAQAEER; encoded by the coding sequence ATGAGCAGAAACGAGCGCGGAGACGATGAGAGGAGCAGCGCGATGAGCCGCGGCAACATCGTCGAGGTCCAGCGGGTAACGGTGAGCTTCGACGGCTTCAAGGTGCTGGACGAGCTCGACTTTTCCATCCAGCGCGGGGAGCTCCGGTTCCTGATCGGGCCGAACGGCGCGGGGAAGACGACGCTGCTCGACATCCTGACCGGCAAGACGAAGCCGTCGAGCGGACGAGTGGTGTTCCACGGAGGTGGGGAGTCCGGACAGGAGTCCGTGGAGGTGAATCGCCTCCCGGAGCACGCCCTTGTGCGGCTCGGGATCGGGCGGAAGTTCCAGACGCCGGCGGTGTTCGGGAGCCTCACGGTGCTCGAGAACCTGGAGGCGGCGATGGGCTTCCGGGAGAGCGCGCCGGGGCTGCTCCGCGGGCTGTCGGCGCAGCAAGAGAGGGAGATCTCCGAGACGCTCGATCGCGTCGGGCTCAGACGGCGCGCGGACGTGCGGGCCGCGGTGCTCGCGCACGGGGAGCGGCAGTGGCTGGAGATAGGCATGCTCCTCGTGCAGCAACCGAAGCTGCTCCTGCTCGACGAGCCGGTGGCGGGGATGACCCGGCGCGAGCGCGACCGCACGGGGGAGCTCGTCCAGGAGATCGCGAAGCAGCGGTCGGTGCTGGTGGTGGAGCACGACATGGAGTTCGTGCGGCGCTACGCGAGCACGGTGACGGTGCTGCACGCAGGCAGGCGGCTGTGCGAGGGGCCGGTCGAGGAGGTCCAGCGCGATTCGAAGGTGATCGAGGTCTATCTCGGGCGGGCGCACGACGCGGGGCACGCGCGGGGCGGGGCCAAAGCGCCGGTCGAGGCTCAGGCGGAGGAGCGGTAG
- the urtB gene encoding urea ABC transporter permease subunit UrtB produces MNEVLLHAFNGLSLGSILLLISMGLAFSFGLMNVINMAHGEFIMAGAYTTYVVGQHVAPLVGGTEAGLWFLLALPASFLVAGVLGLLLELSMIRFLYGRPLDTLLATWGVGLVLQQAARSLFGASNVQVSSPSWLSGGVALSGGVQLPYKRVFLIALVIACIVAVYTYLHRSAGGRRLRAVMQNREMASCLGVRARRVDAATFALGAGLAGIAGCALTQLGSIGPSLGTNYIVDAFMVVILGGLGRLPGTVVAALVIGVANTLLELSTTASLGKALVFALVIAFLQWRPTGLLALRTR; encoded by the coding sequence ATGAACGAAGTTCTCCTCCACGCCTTCAACGGCCTGAGCCTGGGCTCGATCCTCCTGCTCATCTCGATGGGCCTCGCGTTCTCCTTCGGGCTCATGAACGTGATCAACATGGCCCACGGCGAGTTCATCATGGCGGGGGCGTACACGACGTACGTCGTCGGGCAGCACGTCGCGCCGCTCGTCGGGGGGACCGAGGCCGGGCTCTGGTTCCTGCTCGCGCTGCCGGCCTCGTTCCTCGTGGCCGGCGTGCTCGGGCTCCTGCTCGAGCTCTCGATGATTCGCTTCCTCTACGGCAGGCCGCTCGACACGCTGCTCGCCACGTGGGGCGTCGGCCTCGTGCTGCAGCAGGCCGCGCGGAGCCTGTTCGGCGCGTCCAACGTGCAGGTCTCGAGCCCGTCGTGGCTGAGCGGCGGCGTGGCGCTCTCGGGCGGCGTGCAGCTGCCTTACAAGCGGGTCTTCCTCATCGCGCTCGTGATCGCGTGCATCGTCGCCGTCTACACGTACCTGCACCGCTCCGCGGGGGGCAGGCGGCTGCGGGCCGTCATGCAGAACCGCGAGATGGCCTCGTGCCTCGGCGTCCGCGCGCGCCGGGTCGACGCCGCGACGTTCGCGCTCGGCGCCGGGCTCGCCGGGATCGCCGGGTGCGCGCTGACGCAGCTCGGCTCGATCGGCCCGTCGCTCGGGACGAACTACATCGTCGACGCCTTCATGGTGGTCATCCTCGGGGGCCTCGGGCGGCTGCCTGGCACGGTGGTGGCCGCGCTCGTGATCGGCGTCGCGAACACGCTGCTCGAGCTCTCGACGACGGCGTCGCTCGGCAAGGCGCTCGTGTTCGCGCTGGTGATCGCCTTCTTGCAGTGGCGTCCGACAGGCCTGCTCGCCCTGCGCACACGATAG
- the urtC gene encoding urea ABC transporter permease subunit UrtC produces MAPRDSALRTFVWTWGAPLAVALPLLVAPLVLSDFRLNLLGKFLTYAIVALGLDLIWGYGGMLSLGQGLFFGLGGYAMAMYLKLETSGSRLPDFMSWSGLEALPIFWEPFRSPVVALCAVVLLPMAIASAVGYLVFRSRVQGVYFSLITQGLTLIASILFIGQQAVTGGTNGITNLKTIFGFTRGAAGTQTVLYFVTLFCLGALYLLCRKLTQSRFGRLLVAMRDDENRVRFLGYNPVTLKTLVFALSAGMAGVAGALFVCQVGLISPSSMGVIPSVEMVTWVAVGGRGTLIGAVVGAILVSLGKSALSESYPEVWQLGFGALFAASVMLLPKGVSGFLQRHVAKLSRRRTDGVAGPAGGDEVDPAAGPEAPATTGR; encoded by the coding sequence ATGGCCCCTCGAGACTCTGCCCTTCGCACCTTCGTCTGGACCTGGGGAGCGCCGCTCGCCGTCGCGTTGCCGCTCCTCGTCGCGCCGCTCGTGCTCTCCGACTTCCGCCTGAACCTGCTCGGCAAGTTCCTCACGTACGCCATCGTCGCCCTGGGGCTCGATCTCATCTGGGGCTATGGCGGGATGCTGAGCCTCGGGCAGGGGCTCTTCTTCGGCCTCGGCGGCTACGCGATGGCGATGTACCTGAAGCTGGAGACCTCCGGCTCGCGGCTGCCCGATTTCATGAGCTGGAGCGGCCTCGAGGCGCTGCCGATCTTCTGGGAGCCGTTCCGCTCGCCGGTCGTGGCCCTCTGCGCCGTCGTCCTCCTGCCGATGGCGATCGCGTCCGCGGTGGGTTATCTCGTCTTCCGGAGCCGCGTCCAGGGGGTGTATTTCTCGCTGATCACCCAGGGGCTCACGCTGATCGCGTCGATCCTCTTCATCGGCCAGCAGGCGGTGACGGGCGGCACGAACGGGATCACGAACCTGAAGACGATCTTCGGCTTCACGCGGGGGGCAGCCGGGACGCAGACGGTGCTCTATTTCGTGACGCTCTTCTGCCTCGGGGCGCTCTATCTCCTGTGCCGGAAGCTCACCCAGTCGCGCTTCGGGCGCCTGCTCGTGGCGATGCGGGACGACGAGAACCGGGTGCGCTTCCTCGGCTACAACCCGGTCACGCTCAAGACGCTGGTGTTCGCGCTGTCGGCGGGCATGGCGGGCGTCGCGGGCGCGCTGTTCGTCTGCCAGGTCGGCCTCATCTCGCCCTCCTCGATGGGCGTGATCCCGTCCGTCGAGATGGTGACCTGGGTGGCTGTCGGCGGGCGCGGCACGCTGATCGGCGCCGTCGTCGGGGCGATCCTGGTCAGCCTGGGCAAGAGCGCGCTCAGCGAGTCGTACCCCGAGGTGTGGCAGCTCGGCTTCGGCGCGCTCTTCGCGGCGTCGGTCATGCTGCTCCCGAAGGGCGTCTCGGGCTTCCTGCAGCGGCACGTCGCGAAGCTCTCGCGCCGCCGTACGGACGGTGTGGCGGGGCCGGCGGGCGGGGACGAGGTCGACCCGGCGGCGGGCCCGGAGGCGCCGGCGACGACCGGTCGCTGA
- a CDS encoding DUF4215 domain-containing protein — MNVRLVAGLFVLALSTTAGCGGDDGERGEGGAGGSGGAEPTGSGAGASDATGTGGSGGAEPTGTGGSGGAQPTGTGGAEPTGTGGAGGAEPTGTGGSGGAEPTGTGGSGGGSPAPYGAACTRDAACPEDYCITEREWGWPSGACAGQCDPAVGDCPNGGLCEDFGEGLGLCLLRCSGPDDCRDGYRCGEISGERTACIPGCTENSQCAALGVCDTLDGLCKLGETDCSDGKDDEGDERVDCADSDCAATCRPLVDAACADAPPATTTTIEGDTSLGTRVFEGTCGGVGPEEVHLFTPPAGQSGTLRVVLQSGRDHVLYARTACADGSTELACQDKTAPSGAGPEEEVIEIVVRKDQEVPIFVDAVTSDGAGTYTLDLSFSRAMCGDGIVSPPEECDDGNTVNGDGCSAECILELDDICADAPVAVLGENRGDTASGTMVFEGTCTRTGMREGIHAFTPASAGRLRLVLSSATDQGFYVRTGCTGRQLTCIEEQIEGRDERTDIAVDGGVPLFIFVEPYRSRDAGPYTLNLSFTPAR; from the coding sequence ATGAACGTACGACTCGTTGCAGGTCTCTTTGTGCTCGCGCTCTCGACGACCGCTGGGTGCGGCGGCGATGACGGCGAACGTGGCGAAGGCGGCGCCGGCGGCTCCGGCGGCGCCGAGCCCACGGGCAGCGGCGCCGGTGCGTCGGACGCGACCGGCACGGGCGGCAGCGGTGGCGCCGAGCCTACGGGCACCGGCGGCAGCGGTGGCGCCCAGCCCACAGGCACCGGCGGCGCCGAGCCCACGGGCACCGGCGGCGCGGGTGGCGCCGAGCCCACGGGCACCGGCGGCTCCGGCGGCGCCGAGCCCACGGGCACCGGCGGCTCCGGCGGAGGGAGCCCCGCGCCCTATGGAGCGGCGTGCACTCGCGATGCGGCCTGTCCCGAGGACTACTGCATCACCGAGCGCGAGTGGGGATGGCCGTCGGGAGCCTGTGCGGGCCAATGCGATCCCGCCGTGGGGGACTGTCCCAACGGCGGCCTCTGTGAAGATTTCGGCGAGGGCCTGGGGTTGTGCCTCCTTCGGTGCAGCGGGCCGGACGATTGCCGCGACGGCTACCGGTGCGGCGAGATCAGCGGCGAGCGCACCGCGTGCATCCCTGGGTGTACCGAGAACTCGCAGTGCGCGGCGCTCGGCGTGTGCGACACGCTCGACGGCCTCTGCAAGCTCGGCGAGACGGACTGCTCCGACGGCAAGGACGACGAGGGCGACGAGCGCGTCGACTGCGCGGACAGCGACTGCGCCGCGACCTGCCGCCCGCTCGTCGACGCCGCCTGCGCGGACGCGCCGCCGGCGACGACGACGACGATCGAGGGCGATACGTCGCTGGGCACGCGCGTGTTCGAAGGCACCTGCGGGGGCGTGGGGCCCGAGGAGGTCCACCTGTTCACGCCTCCCGCCGGGCAATCGGGCACGCTCCGCGTCGTGCTCCAGTCGGGGAGGGATCACGTCCTCTACGCCCGCACGGCATGCGCGGACGGGTCCACCGAGCTCGCTTGCCAGGACAAGACCGCCCCCTCGGGTGCAGGGCCTGAAGAAGAGGTGATCGAGATCGTCGTGCGCAAGGACCAGGAGGTGCCGATCTTCGTCGACGCCGTCACGTCCGATGGCGCGGGGACGTACACGCTGGATCTCTCGTTCTCGCGGGCCATGTGCGGGGACGGCATCGTCAGCCCGCCCGAGGAGTGCGACGACGGCAACACCGTCAACGGCGACGGCTGCTCCGCCGAGTGTATCCTGGAGCTCGACGACATCTGCGCGGACGCGCCCGTGGCCGTCCTCGGCGAGAACCGGGGCGACACGGCGAGCGGGACGATGGTGTTCGAGGGCACCTGCACCAGGACCGGGATGCGGGAGGGGATCCACGCGTTCACGCCGGCGAGCGCCGGCAGGCTCAGGCTGGTGCTTTCCTCCGCGACCGACCAGGGCTTCTACGTGCGGACCGGCTGCACGGGCCGCCAGCTGACGTGCATCGAGGAGCAGATCGAAGGCCGCGACGAGAGGACCGATATCGCTGTCGACGGCGGCGTGCCGCTGTTCATCTTTGTCGAGCCGTACCGCTCGCGAGACGCCGGCCCCTACACGCTCAACCTCTCCTTCACGCCCGCCCGCTGA
- a CDS encoding HPF/RaiA family ribosome-associated protein, with the protein MQVELTFRHIGKSPSLEELIREQANKIERFNDHINSCAVVVERDHASMGTGGEYRVRVDLHVAGKHEIVSEERAARNLLPAAVRDVFQRAGRQLKKLSHEQRSEVKAHPAQDTAGVIAKLFNDYGFITTIDGREIYFHERSIVSAPFSDLRVGMGVAYTEEDGDEGPQASSVRVVDARGGNRGREEIPTLS; encoded by the coding sequence ATGCAAGTGGAGCTCACCTTCCGACACATCGGCAAAAGCCCCTCGCTCGAGGAGCTGATCCGGGAGCAAGCGAACAAGATCGAGCGCTTCAACGACCACATCAACAGCTGCGCGGTGGTGGTCGAGCGCGACCACGCGAGCATGGGCACGGGCGGAGAATACCGCGTGCGCGTCGACCTCCACGTGGCCGGAAAGCACGAGATCGTGAGCGAGGAGCGGGCCGCGAGGAACCTGCTGCCGGCGGCGGTGCGCGACGTGTTCCAGCGCGCCGGTCGCCAGCTCAAGAAGCTCTCGCACGAGCAGCGCAGCGAGGTGAAGGCACACCCGGCGCAGGACACGGCCGGCGTCATCGCGAAGCTGTTCAACGACTACGGGTTCATCACGACGATCGATGGTCGGGAGATCTATTTCCACGAGCGAAGCATCGTGTCGGCTCCGTTCTCCGATCTGAGGGTCGGCATGGGCGTCGCCTACACCGAGGAGGACGGCGACGAGGGGCCCCAGGCGAGCAGCGTGCGCGTCGTGGACGCGCGCGGCGGCAACCGTGGCCGCGAGGAGATCCCTACGCTCAGCTAA